ACACTCAGGGGTTGCGGGAACCAGTCCGGATACTACGAAGTACTGATATACGCCTGTAAACTTCCGGTGATTTAATTTAACAAGTTGCTAATCGATATTAGATCTCCAcaacttttttgctttttttaatttttacgttTCAATTTGCTGATGAGGTCATTTTTGAACGATAGCGATAGTACCATTGCACATCGATACATAAATTGAATCCAATTAATTTTTCCTATcctttatatatgtatgtatgtactaaTAAGTAGGCCAGACGAGGGGGTGCAAAAAAATAAGGTTCCTTTAGGACCCGGAAGTTTCAGGTCGAGAAGGTTTTCCTGGTACCCAGAATACTATAAAGAGAGAACGAAAGTAGTGTCTCCTAAGAAAATGGATATTAGGGAGCTTGCGTAATTGTCACGACGCGTCTAGATTTCCTTTTTGCAGCCCTTCTCGTGAAAGATAGAATCTTCTAGAATCAATCAAAATTAGtggacggaagaatgctactaGCCTATGTAtgttgaataaacaaatcaaaaatgCTTGTCTAACACTGAAAACAACATGAGCAATGGCAATGAAAAGCTAAATATTTATCTGTATCGAagtaattttccaaatttgctAGGGAAGAATGGCATTGACTGCGAGTCAATGCCTGCTACTCGTACAATCTTATCTTCGAAGGAAATTTTACGCGATATTACGATAACTTCTAATGAATACTGTTTTTGATTCATACCTTCCTCTTATTCATTTTATCTACTAATTAAGTGGATTgcagtttttatataaaaaggcGTGGGAATTTATTCCAGGTTAGTTTGAATTATAAACCTACAACAAAAAGAAGGagtcctgaaaaataaaagttgatttatttgaaaatgaagtgCCAAGTGATCTTTTTATTACTTTCTGCAATTGGTGAATATTTATTTACAACACAGTGGATATTTCaagatttttgattatttacaaatgtacatatatttatagTTGGTTGTAAAGCAAGTTCGGTTCCCTGCGAAGTACCATGCACTAAGGAAATGGTTCCCGTTTGTGGCACTGATGGAGACAATttcgttgtttttagtaatgcaTGTTTGATGAACAATCAAAAATGCAAGGATGGCAAAAGTGAGTTGTAGTTCTTCCATTATTTTATCTTATTTACATGGGAATGCAAAAGAAGCATTAATATCGGCATAGAAAaaacattttctaaaaataGTGATTGTTACTGAATTTGCATTACATTCTCTTATTTGATTGCAGGTTGGACCAAATCTGATCTCAGATCGTGCGGTTTGTATGATTCTCGTGATGAAGTTAAAGACGATTGCCAAGGAGGATGTCCAGCGCTTGTCTTACCTGTTTGTGGGTATAATGGGGATAATTTCAAACTTTTCGTAAATGCCTGCATGATGGAGAACTCGCACTGTGCTTTCCCGAAAGGTATGACTTCAAAAGTTATTTGAAAACGTATTGTATATTGTATTGTATAATCTATCTTTTTAGAGAAAGCTTACACTTCTGTTCCTCTAAGTATGTGCCAAACGTCAACTGGTTCAATTCAGAGCCGGTCTTCAGATTTGCCGGAATGTCCTTTAGCGTGTACTGAAATTTATACACCAACATGTGGATACGATGGGAACGAGTACAAAGTGTTCGGTAACAAGTGCGCGTTACAAGCTTATAATTGTTTAAGAACAGAAAGTGAGTTGTTGCCTTTAGTATTGGATGAAAGTGATAAACACACGGAATTTTGTCTATTATAGGTTGGCAAACGGTATCGTTGGAATTGTGTCCTAAAGAAGCACAACTTTAAATAAGTGACTAGGGTTAggttggaaaaaaatttttgtagAAGGAGATTACTCCtggttttatataaaaatattggatcaaaaaacaataaaaagttgaaaaattacaGAAGATTTTTTAATATAAGTGTATCATCAGAATTATCGTCATTATCAGGATCGTAATGAAGGTATTTTTATCTGTCTTACAACATATGTGTATCTCTTGTGATTGTTCCACACATTTGAATTGTTACGGTTCATTTTGGATGGCAATTCTTCCACACAAATGACGCAGAAATCGGTGTCCTCCGAAAAAGATcattttaccaaattttgtgttatATTGTTTCCCTTTTTAaagttctgtgtaaaacaagtGCTAATTGAAATTGGtttaatatctgtctgtctgacacacTTATTTTCTGAGGAATGGTTTCTCCTAGGGGGAATACGAGGAgtggaaagtgattatttctttcacggaccggTTCTCAAAtactactcaatcgaaaaatccggaaaaagtCACGTAGCTGCTACTATAAGATGTCTAcgcttcaaaataccctccatactgatacctatttaaataaagttaataatagtacattattgtatttattattactatattttttttttgaaactggCTGGAAAcctcctttaagtttatcccagactCATCAAATTTTGCAGCCTATATTggctgtaatatagagcatgatactattGGTAGAAATAGCACTATcgctaataaaattataatagacCAAATTAGtttcttttgtgcaaatttactgcaatccaaATCATTGAATATCAACAGCACATTGAAGTGAGTAACCTGATGTGGTAAATGCAATACAATACAAGTAGCAAATGGAacagttctacacttaaatgtCCTTACactagaaatatacaaaaccttttatactttgaCCATTTTGCTTCTGCTTTTTGGCTTGTTTTCAACTTCTTCTACCTCTTTTTGTAGGATGTGCTTCCTTTACTTCTTTCGCTTTTCTTACTTCATTGCGCCTCTTCCTTTTTCCGCGCATGTTTTCGGGTGATGTCAACATCGTACTTTTTACTAGTGCATTTGTTTTTTGAGGAGTTTGACCTGGTTTGAAAAGAGTAGCTTTCGCTAGTAGAGGCAGTAAGCTTGAAAACTGAACATTGGCGTTGGTGGCTTCTCTGATCTAACGACCTCTTCTTGAACAGCAACAGCAGAGTAAATCGGCTAAAACAAAGTATCTttgtaggacaaacggtttcgtccagggcagaggcaactcttcagacgctgcctcacctctgccctgggagcagcgtgaccgtgagtggcatcggatggaaaacgctccatttatatgtttaggaaaacacgccaagggtgcgaattatatccgaattatatatatacttaggatccctcacttatcctaaacaattaatttagctttagccagctcaggctcaaactatcggtttctactggatataattcgcacccttggcgtgttttcctaaacatataaatggagcgttttccatccgatgccactcacggtcacgctgctcccagggcagaggtgaggcagcgtctgaagagttgcctctgccctggacgaaaccgtttgtcctacaatttttaatgcttgggtgccatgccccaaacgagggatccgcggaccaaataaacgtgggagtaagttgctctccatttggtccggtccaacaacaagtggttgtggacttaggatccctcacttatcctaaacaaagtATCTTTGATTTTTAATATCAAAATTCTGTCCGATTGATAAAGTCAGAATTGATGAACATGTTTCGAATATATGGGCAGGCATGAGAACCAGATTTTATGTTTGAAATTGTAAGCGCAAAATCCATTCCCAATCAGGTATATCACTAATTGCAAATCTTTTGATATTATAATTGAGTTTCCATGGATTGTACTGTTACTCGTAGTACACATATAGCAGTTTATAAAACGATACAGCGAAAAGTTGGCTTCACTGTAACCACAGTGAGGTCTTCTGATTGGTCAATGACTTCAACTGATAGATGGGATGAATAGTTATCGAGCAAAAGAAGAGTTGGCGATCTTTTTCATGGATTGCCAGAAGCATTTGCATATCCACCTGCGCCAGGAACAACATTATCCATGATAATTTTTGGGCATTGttcatcccgacgaaattggtaagactgactaggctaaccctgatcaatgtgcgacgctagacaaaagcagcaagatAACTATCAAGGCCAtttgatatcaacaacggtctacgacaggaggatgccctatcatgcgtccactgtaatctggccctcgaaaaagtgatccttgatgtttaggtaaatgcaagaagtacgatcctcatTAAGTtcacgacatcatgggaagaacgacccaagacgcACAAaacgccttcatccagatcgagcaggcggcgcgagatcttgggttgcacatcaatgaaggcaagacaacttATATGGTCCAACGTTACCACCAAAAACTgaccaaccaacaaaatcaaaccgcactggtcaaacgggaagaataaagataggagactacaactttgagaccgttgataatttttcctatctaggatcgaaaatcacaaccgataccagCTACGACgaagaaatctgcgcacggttgtccTGTTGgctgcctatttcagcttacaaaaactgttccatagggtcaaagcacttactgtacaagacaatgattttgccagtcctcatgtattcctcggagacttgggacgattccgtagcctacataacgacgaaatatatgagcgataccacgaccgtttggttgtgaataaaatccgcgtcaacaggttgcggtgggcgggtcacttaatccgtatggatgaggacgatccagcccggaaagtctataagggcaatatctatggtaaaaaaagaagatgaggcagaccctgcctgagatggagcgatgcgtaggtcaggacgccggacagcttttagggatatcgaattggtggacctttttgcaaaaccgggatgtctggagttccttattaagacaggcctagaccggatatcggttgttgcgccgttgatgatgatgaatctttgGCATTCTAACTTTGTTGAACAAGAACATAGGCGTCATCGAGCTTCCGCTTGCGTTGGCAGCCAAAGTCACAGTGATTATTCTACTTCGCTCGGTGAAGTAACTATTGAATTTGAAAGTCAATGTTTTGCTTGGAAAAGTTTTTAACATCATTTTTCGGAAAGATAATTCTTTGTGTCGGGACATAAAATTATATTGTTTGTATATTTGAGCACTCAGACTCTAGTGGTCCGTTGGACTCGATTCCCctgtctaatggaatatcccggatttgtttatgcatcgcaggatttccgtgatTACCGTTGTAGTTGTAGTACATCAGCACCAAGTCTGTCTGATGCGcccatatgggggggggggatccctattctgaatatattttCAACTAGCGAATTATGACCAGTCTCAATGTCATCAATATTTCTCCAGCCTTTCTGCTTTTtggcagaataaactttgcaatatatttgtttggttcaggcaagaaaagtttgatgtgtctaacaacattaaggctcagccacctgccattatgggaagcttgttctcagttttttatatcagcattagccaatgcttctGACCCAATTGCTGTTTCCGGTGCGAGCATGGGCAAAACTGAaccttcttttgctaaagcattcgAGATTTAATTTCTCTCTACTGCTGCTTAACGCCcgcaatgcagcttgactatagcTACAGATTGGGaagcgcctgcccttcaaccgctcgtcaatcatccatgTTGCCGACTTTAGGATCGAATACAGTTCCGCCTGAAAGACCATTGCTTATTGTCCCAAGGTAATAGCCCGCTTGtcatttttattcgataggTAGACTTTTGTTCcggaaccctgttctgtttttgagccactgGTGTAGAAGACGTTAGTATATGGATTTtcctggttcgtcccagttttcttttcgtttcaagataacctcatatcttctaccaaacagtaTGGGGCTCCGAGAATCAGaacgcattgcgaaaactggatttagttctcccaataactcttttaATGCTCTATGACCCCATGtctattgttttcccatagatctaatcgaattagtgtaTGAGCTGCTCATTGaattgctctgaataaacaaatcaaagggctgcaaattgagtaattcaTTCAGAGCTGCATGTCgtactcatggcaccggtgatacccagacacacagttctctgcagtgtggctagttaacaacgaaaattcttttgtttcacattaacccaccacactatggatgcttaagcgaacatcggcctaatgataacgacatatattcacattactacctgaggcctaagcccACCTGTCGAGGCAAACGTCCGCCTATATAGCCCATAAGCTGAgagagttcgtttcatctttatctcgacatgtttgttccaaagaagcctcTTGTCTAGAACgactcctagatatttcactttttcgtagagttgaagggtttcctcctttttctaaataatggcattgtggttttatttaaatttattgaaaatccatgcctgaggcaccaactgtcaatcaaatcaacagcgcgttgtgtatttctaccaACCGttgcgagatctcgaccaacaactcaTACAGCCACGTCGTCCGCCTGAACTTGAATGTGTATTggaagattttgcagttcgcattgtagtgagtcgatcagcatacagTGATAGCACACCTCGTTTAGGGTAGCCTTTCTTCGCctctgttgttaggtagcgatcaatacccacttcagcacacagcaacctCTGCGTTAGCGTAGCATGGATCcaattaattaaagtttcatgaaCACTAGCTGTCTACGGCAtcgcagagcttttggaagggcacaCAGTAAAACGCCCTTTCTATGTCGACGAACACCCCCATTGCATACACGCCTTTCGGAGTTGCGCCCTCCATCttcgaaaccaaagaatgaagagcaggctcacagaactttccacgttggtaaacatgttggttttcatttagtgggtgcgactttAGCACCTTCTCGCGAATATGATGCTCAACCagcctctccagacatttcagggaaaatgatgttaagttgatttgcctgaagttctttggatttaaatAATCATCTTTCAGCAAGACATCAAATATTTCGTAGTAGTTGCTCTTTACCCTGCTTTAGCATCGTTGGGTaggtgccatccatgccaggtgctttgaagggttcaaataatagtatagcagctcttgtcttttcattgataacaaccgctctctcctctaggattgcatttgctacgtactgccccaacaaatatgttgagcgttcgcattacaacctattaagagttcaagaccacttgattctacatacactaccagatcccttagttcttgcgtagGCGGTGGACACAAAGTATCCGAAGcaaagtaagcagaggcaactattaggtttctcctcttaccattaacctggtattgtaagttgaccgaaAAAAAGTCCtggaaacagaattgtctcagcatgatttcctctaacaactttgatatCAGAacacaggccctcggtctcgaggatctcgcATTCAAGAAGATTCTattcccctttactgatccaataccacagattttgttgaaaCGAACATATGGATTTgaactagaaatatataaggatagtcttgcaactttgccagatttgctgccagtagataagAAGAGGCTTGGGcatgctgcaagttaatttgactaactcttatgtttgtaggcataagtgcagtctaatatggaaATCGCCGCTAACTTAAAAGTctactgcgttcagtgtggatctcatctCATagtagcttgtcctcaccttccgctggCTTTCTTGCGTACGGTTTTTCTGgctatcgccacacttggtggtctaacaacgcccatgtcctcattcccaagaaatttcgccttctttcgcagtgcttttcgttgtcgtcggctgggacCCCTCCATGTTCACGGTCTCCGGACTGCATAGATCTCTTTCCATATACCTGAAATACACCAGTTGCATCCACATCACCAGTTTCCCTTTCTGccgtttttcctggtagaggcggaggagaaggctcTAATGGGCAATTCTGTAGTCTCTTTTGCTTTGCCTGAGCCTTATTACCGTAATTTGTAATGCATCggctcccaaaaggaaactgTGCCTCAGAAAATTACCCATGGATTGGTTGACGGCCGAAATTGCAAGTCTACGAAATAACTGCCTTAGACTTCGACGGATTGCTCAGCGTGTAAGAGGCCAAGATAAGGTGACGCTTGTAACCGCAGAGTATAACAGTGGGAAAAAGGAAATGCGTCACGACATCAATAGGCAGGAGGCACGCCGttggcaggagctaatcaacgacgtAAGCACAGTGCCATGCGCCTGAGCTGATTGCCAAAAAACTCGATGCTCGTCGGTCACAAGCGCTTTTTCCTGTCTACCCCATACAAACTGACGATGTAGTTGATGGAGTGAGTACTGAGGTCTGAAgtcttcactgcaaaggaactagagaaGGTGGTTCTGTCCCTTAAGAACAAGAAAGAAACTCGTAAGTAAATAGAAGCTGGACTTGCTACTCGGTGCATTCAATGCATGTTTGACAGTGGGTGTTTCTACCTTCTGTTGGTAGGTAGCGCGATTTGTGCTAATAAGAAGATAAGAGTAAAGGCGATCCGGAGGCGCCGTCAGCGTATCGTTCGCTCAGCATGACACAGCGGCGAAACTGCTTGAGAAGCCCATCAAGCCACTGCTGGCTGACGCACTACATGTTGTGGAAGACTACTCCCCAGAGATTGGAGCGACCAAAAATTGATGCTATTTAGGAGGTGGTGGAAG
The window above is part of the Hermetia illucens chromosome 3, iHerIll2.2.curated.20191125, whole genome shotgun sequence genome. Proteins encoded here:
- the LOC119651508 gene encoding enhancer of split M1 protein, translating into MKCQVIFLLLSAIVGCKASSVPCEVPCTKEMVPVCGTDGDNFVVFSNACLMNNQKCKDGKSWTKSDLRSCGLYDSRDEVKDDCQGGCPALVLPVCGYNGDNFKLFVNACMMENSHCAFPKEKAYTSVPLSMCQTSTGSIQSRSSDLPECPLACTEIYTPTCGYDGNEYKVFGNKCALQAYNCLRTESWQTVSLELCPKEAQL